One region of Quercus lobata isolate SW786 chromosome 2, ValleyOak3.0 Primary Assembly, whole genome shotgun sequence genomic DNA includes:
- the LOC115974067 gene encoding serine/threonine-protein phosphatase 7 long form homolog → MAAVPAQLPDEFGPGPTDDSVLRFIKTHRACAVWEGKDPGPLKCRGRNDEFRKRRRIVVDDRIVDIVKRVGLEGLYRTPGREIDHNLITAFVERWRPETHTFHLPHGETTITLQDVEVLFGIPIDGEAIVGTTDLKWKDECQSLLGIATNDTTLKGQRIQIKKLLEKIDEGLPDDATEVVVHQYARCYILALLADTIFADKSGDRVHTMWLQMLRDLRNPPQYSWGSACLAWLYRELCKATDKGASQIGGALLLVQYWAWVRFPFLCPRMDLPPDGAYGPPFAPSPLSIKTVWVVNTLNSPAEICLVRYRQLLDCMHPKQVVWQPYETELAHLPAFCVAGRDVWTARVPLVCFWLVEKHTPDRVVRQFGMVQEPPPYVDTDEALHAIDLRGKMEVNWRDRHYGHIRVWNTRARSLCPGA, encoded by the exons ATGGCTGCTGTTCCTGCTCAGCTCCCTGATGAGTTTGGTCCTGGGCCCACTGACGATTCGGTGTTAAGGTTTATAAAAACACATCGAGCGTGCGCTGTTTGGGAAGGcaag GATCCAGGGCCACTGAAATGCCGCGGTCGTAATGACGAGTTCCGAAAACGACGCCGGATAGTGGTGGATGATCGTATCGTCGACATTGTGAAGAGAGTTGGATTAGAGGGGCTGTATAGGACCCCAGGTAGAGAGATTGATCATAACCTGATCACGGCCTTCGTTGAGCGATGGCGGCCTGAAACCCACACCTTCCACCTGCCACATGGTGAGACAACGATCACATTACAAGATGTGGAGGTTCTTTTCGGGATTCCAATCGATGGTGAGGCAATTGTTGGAACAACTGACTTGAAATGGAAAGATGAATGTCAGAGTCTGCTTGGAATTGCTACTAATGACACCACGCTTAAAGGACAAAGGATCCAAATAAAGAAGCTACTAGAAAAAATTGACGAAGGGTTGCCCGATGATGCAACAGAGGTGGTTGTGCATCAATATGCACGGTGTTATATCCTAGCACTCCTGGCAGACACAATTTTCGCCGACAAGTCTGGTGATAGGGTGCATACAATGTGGTTGCAGATGCTGAGGGACCTACGGAATCCACCTCAGTACAGTTGGGGGAGCGCTTGCCTTGCATGGCTGTACAGAGAGTTATGCAAGGCAACCGACAAAGGTGCTAGTCAGATTGGTGGGGCCTTGTTGCTAGTTCAGTATTGGGCATGGGTCAGATTCCCTTTTTTGTGCCCAAGGATGGACCTCCCACCAGATGGTGCATATGGCCCACCATTTGCACCTTCTCCATTGTCTATTAA GACTGTGTGGGTTGTGAACACCTTGAATAGCCCCGCCGAAATCTGTCTGGTCCGGTACCGTCAGCTTTTAGATTGTATGCATCCAAAGCAG GTGGTGTGGCAACCATATGAAACTGAATTAGCCCACCTGCCTGCGTTTTGTGTCGCCGGAAGGGATGTATGGACGGCGAGGGTACCGCTTGTATGTTTCTGGCTAGTAGAGAAACATACACCGGACCGTGTTGTTCGTCAGTTCGGGATGGTACAAGAACCCCCCCCATATGTTGATACTGACGAAGCCCTTCATGCCATAGACTTGAGGGGGAAGATGGAGGTGAATTGGAGGGACAGACATTATGGCCATATCCGAGTATGGAATACTCGAGCACGATCTCTATGTCCTGGAGCATGA